From a region of the Teredinibacter turnerae genome:
- a CDS encoding DUF2256 domain-containing protein yields the protein MKKSNLPSKICAHCERPFYWRKKWERCWGEVKYCSQRCGRSHRSGKALRPLQTP from the coding sequence GTGAAAAAATCTAATCTGCCGTCGAAAATATGCGCTCACTGTGAACGACCATTTTACTGGCGAAAAAAATGGGAACGCTGCTGGGGCGAGGTAAAATATTGTTCCCAGCGATGCGGGAGAAGCCACCGCAGCGGCAAGGCCCTGCGCCCCCTCCAAACGCCTTAA